A single window of Bradyrhizobium sp. SZCCHNS1050 DNA harbors:
- a CDS encoding type II secretion system F family protein yields MPSYRYRALTQSGEIVVGSLVAPSRGEVERRISYLQLLPIETVEEKERTGAASGLSFGAPSAAEVTTFTRDLALLLKAGARLDDALDLLSGDSDVGRLRPVVARLRAAIMAGESFADAAAAQPRLFSPMYVALMRVGEASGTLDHVLTALAGERERSEATRRKLTDAMQYPAFVFLAAIGVMLFFLVAVLPNFSAVLRDFGGRADTALGFFMTMSDLLRANAVAITLGCAALLAAGWWLLRQPAVRAGLTSVLAVTPGIGSLLLFYRTSLFCRNLGLLLGCGVNLSAALRILVDVMAVTSSRAPWSAAADRVRHGGKLSQALSADNMLPPMALRMLRLGEETGQLPTLSTRIAEFYEAKLQRGLDRVVGIVGPAAILLISVVVGGLIVSIMTALLSVTQLVG; encoded by the coding sequence GTGCCGAGCTACCGCTATCGCGCCCTGACGCAGTCCGGTGAGATCGTCGTCGGCTCCCTCGTCGCGCCGTCGCGCGGCGAGGTCGAGCGGCGCATCTCCTATCTGCAACTGCTGCCGATCGAAACCGTGGAGGAGAAGGAGCGGACGGGGGCTGCGTCCGGGCTCTCGTTCGGCGCTCCGTCCGCGGCTGAAGTGACCACGTTCACGCGCGACCTGGCCCTGCTGCTCAAGGCCGGCGCGCGGCTCGACGACGCGCTCGACCTGCTGTCCGGCGACTCCGACGTCGGCCGCCTCCGTCCCGTGGTGGCGCGGCTGCGCGCGGCGATCATGGCCGGCGAAAGCTTCGCGGACGCGGCGGCTGCCCAGCCGCGGCTGTTCTCGCCGATGTATGTCGCGCTGATGCGCGTCGGCGAAGCGTCGGGAACGCTCGACCACGTGCTGACTGCGCTGGCCGGCGAACGCGAGCGTTCCGAGGCGACGCGACGCAAACTGACCGACGCGATGCAATACCCCGCCTTCGTCTTCCTCGCGGCGATCGGCGTGATGCTGTTCTTTCTCGTGGCCGTGCTGCCGAACTTCTCTGCCGTGCTGCGCGACTTCGGCGGCCGTGCCGATACCGCGCTCGGCTTCTTCATGACGATGTCGGATCTGCTGCGCGCCAATGCAGTTGCGATCACGCTCGGCTGTGCGGCGCTGCTTGCGGCAGGCTGGTGGCTGTTGCGTCAGCCCGCGGTTCGCGCCGGCCTGACCAGTGTGCTGGCGGTGACGCCCGGCATCGGCAGCCTCCTGCTGTTCTATCGGACCAGCCTGTTCTGTCGCAATCTCGGCCTGCTGCTCGGCTGCGGCGTCAATCTGAGCGCGGCCCTGCGCATCCTCGTTGACGTGATGGCGGTGACGTCGTCGCGCGCGCCATGGTCGGCGGCGGCGGATCGCGTCCGTCACGGTGGCAAGCTGTCCCAGGCGCTGTCGGCCGACAACATGCTGCCGCCGATGGCGCTGCGCATGCTGCGGCTCGGCGAGGAGACCGGCCAGTTGCCGACGCTGTCGACCCGGATCGCCGAATTCTACGAAGCCAAGCTGCAGCGGGGACTCGACCGTGTCGTCGGCATCGTCGGTCCCGCCGCCATTCTGCTGATCAGCGTGGTCGTCGGTGGCCTGATCGTCTCGATCATGACGGCCCTGCTTTCGGTGACGCAACTGGTCG
- the gspD gene encoding type II secretion system secretin GspD, whose amino-acid sequence MFRIGNRSQSAAVVRPASLLAIAVLLASCNMATLNSQASAPADVDVIDKVRSLDILPRDSGPVASIQGRPEVERASARTYQGTTVQEVAEVRPLPAADGKGYDLNFENTPIAVVAKVVIGDILGAGYSIDPRVQGSVSLVSARPVPKSDILFVLESALRLSGVVLVREGGGYKLTPLGDAIGAGRVDGEAGRAEPGYGVSVVPLQYVGAQTILKLMDSFATRAGSVRADTTRNLLLIQGTGAERRSAIETVMSFDVDWMRGQSVGIFPVSNSAPEPLMAELEKIMDSGENGLSQNLVKLQVVNRLNAIMVVTRKPALLQSAATWIRRLDQADSGRTSVHVYRVRYGDARQLAKVLTDMFGGAGSSSTDGADGQTAPGSDGTTTSVADRLSFNTNAAGSSGSSANPTSRSQAGGLSSMSSSSTSSSSSTPSSTGLEPRSSGAGGGQAIMPNVRITPDTVNNSLLIYADRENYRIISSTLQQLDQPVLQVGIDATIAEVTLTNELSYGVQAYLSSKVLGLGTDKGSITNTQATSVATATTSAATTALINRALPGFNFLIGHEASPNMILDALHTVTSVKVLSNPSLVVINNQTATLQVGDVVPVSTGSATVLSSSNTVVNTIDYRNTGIILRVVPRIAANGNVRLEVEQEISNVAAQTATSLTPTVSQRKVKSAISVANGQTVLLAGLISEQQTGNRNGIPGFDEIPVLGDAFSHQGKKGTRTELIIFIRPQIIRDGSDAHQVAEELRSKLRGSVGASITDDLRVRTTR is encoded by the coding sequence ATGTTTCGTATCGGCAATCGAAGCCAGTCCGCTGCGGTTGTCAGACCTGCCTCGCTGCTGGCGATTGCGGTGCTGCTCGCCTCCTGCAACATGGCAACGCTCAATTCCCAGGCCAGCGCGCCGGCCGATGTCGACGTCATCGACAAGGTGCGCTCGCTCGATATCCTGCCGCGCGACAGTGGACCGGTCGCATCGATCCAGGGACGCCCCGAGGTCGAGCGCGCGAGCGCGCGGACATATCAGGGGACCACGGTTCAGGAGGTCGCCGAGGTCAGGCCGCTTCCGGCGGCCGATGGCAAGGGCTATGACCTCAATTTCGAGAACACGCCGATCGCAGTGGTTGCGAAGGTCGTGATCGGCGACATCCTCGGCGCGGGCTACTCGATCGATCCCCGCGTGCAGGGCAGCGTCAGCCTGGTGTCGGCGCGGCCGGTGCCGAAATCCGACATCCTGTTCGTGCTGGAGAGCGCGCTGCGCCTGTCCGGCGTCGTGCTAGTCCGCGAAGGCGGCGGCTACAAGCTGACCCCGCTCGGCGACGCCATCGGCGCCGGACGCGTCGACGGCGAGGCCGGCCGCGCCGAGCCCGGCTACGGCGTCTCCGTCGTGCCGCTGCAATATGTCGGTGCGCAGACGATCCTCAAGCTGATGGACAGCTTCGCGACTCGCGCCGGCAGCGTGCGCGCCGACACTACCCGGAACTTGCTTCTGATCCAGGGCACAGGAGCCGAGCGACGCTCCGCGATCGAAACGGTGATGAGCTTCGACGTCGACTGGATGCGCGGCCAGTCCGTCGGCATCTTCCCGGTCAGCAATTCGGCGCCAGAGCCTTTGATGGCGGAGCTGGAGAAGATCATGGACTCCGGTGAGAACGGATTGAGCCAGAATCTCGTCAAGCTGCAGGTCGTCAATCGCCTGAACGCGATCATGGTCGTGACGCGCAAGCCAGCGCTGCTGCAGAGCGCGGCAACCTGGATCCGCCGGCTCGATCAGGCCGACTCCGGGCGCACCAGCGTCCACGTCTACCGGGTCCGCTACGGCGACGCGCGCCAGCTCGCCAAGGTGCTCACCGACATGTTCGGCGGCGCCGGCTCGTCCTCCACCGACGGCGCCGACGGCCAGACCGCGCCGGGGTCCGACGGCACGACGACATCGGTCGCCGATCGGCTCTCCTTCAACACAAATGCAGCGGGATCATCGGGTTCGAGCGCCAATCCGACGAGCCGGTCCCAAGCCGGTGGTCTCTCGAGCATGTCATCTTCGAGCACATCGTCCTCCAGCAGTACGCCGTCCTCGACCGGGCTGGAGCCACGCAGCAGTGGTGCTGGCGGAGGCCAGGCCATCATGCCGAATGTCCGGATCACCCCGGACACGGTGAACAACTCGCTGCTCATCTATGCCGACCGCGAGAACTACCGCATCATCTCCAGCACGCTGCAGCAGCTCGACCAGCCGGTGCTGCAGGTCGGGATCGACGCCACGATTGCCGAAGTGACGCTCACCAACGAGCTGTCCTACGGCGTGCAGGCCTATCTTTCGAGCAAGGTGCTCGGCCTCGGGACCGACAAAGGATCGATCACCAATACGCAAGCCACGTCGGTCGCCACAGCGACGACATCCGCGGCGACGACGGCCTTGATCAACCGCGCTCTGCCCGGCTTCAACTTCCTGATCGGACACGAAGCCTCGCCCAACATGATCCTCGACGCACTCCATACTGTCACCAGCGTCAAGGTGCTCTCCAATCCCTCGCTGGTCGTGATCAACAACCAGACCGCCACCCTGCAGGTCGGCGACGTCGTGCCGGTATCGACCGGCAGCGCGACCGTACTGTCGTCGAGCAATACTGTCGTCAACACCATCGACTATCGCAACACCGGCATCATCCTGCGCGTCGTGCCGCGCATCGCCGCCAACGGCAATGTGCGGCTCGAGGTCGAGCAGGAGATCAGCAACGTCGCGGCCCAGACCGCCACGAGTCTCACGCCGACGGTGTCGCAGCGCAAGGTCAAGAGCGCCATCTCGGTCGCCAACGGCCAGACCGTGCTGCTGGCGGGCCTGATCAGCGAGCAGCAGACCGGCAATCGCAACGGCATTCCGGGCTTCGACGAGATTCCGGTTCTTGGCGATGCGTTCTCGCATCAGGGCAAGAAGGGCACACGCACCGAGCTCATCATCTTCATCCGGCCGCAGATCATTCGCGACGGCAGCGATGCGCATCAGGTGGCAGAAGAACTCCGTTCCAAGCTCCGCGGATCAGTCGGAGCGAGCATCACGGATGATTTGCGTGTCCGCACCACCCGTTGA
- a CDS encoding GspE/PulE family protein, protein MSGTLSTQFHAYLRERHPQLAGEGGAAGETQIALWDRFGLTADVFAEEVAGFTGLERVALRELMAALPAVSEFSDRFLREVLGYPYKDSDGAAVFAMADPTDQAVRRAAELVLGPQTLFKVASHEDIAVVLDQRLGDSDDAEISPAQEIRDDDIESLRDLASGAPVVRAVNDLIEKAVEMRASDIHIEPFSTGLVVRLRVDGLLRPIAAPSGVLPQAVISRIKIVAGLNIAERRLPQDGAARIRAGRAEIDVRVAVMPTQHGESAVLRILPKDRSQLVASRLGLATRDDAALRRLITLPHGMIVITGPTGSGKTTTLATILSMLNTPERKILTVEDPVEYEIPGINQSQIKPAIGLTFASALRSFVRQDPDVIMVGEIRDSETAHVAVHAALTGHLVLTTLHTETAAAAVPRLLDLGVEGFLLRSTLRAVIAQRLVRQLCDHCKTPKPLDDEACRDDPRFGHLGLVPGDITWHPRGCERCGQSGYRGRVGVFELLELTSSLRELIADSADGLAIDRLAIREGMTTMLDDGVAKCRAGVTSASELLRVLVAR, encoded by the coding sequence ATGAGCGGTACACTGTCGACCCAATTTCATGCCTATCTTCGCGAGCGCCATCCCCAGCTGGCGGGCGAAGGCGGAGCTGCGGGCGAAACGCAGATCGCGCTCTGGGACAGGTTCGGCCTGACCGCTGACGTTTTCGCGGAGGAGGTCGCCGGCTTCACCGGACTGGAGCGCGTCGCGCTGCGCGAACTGATGGCGGCACTGCCCGCGGTGAGCGAGTTCTCCGACCGCTTCCTCCGCGAGGTGCTCGGCTATCCATACAAAGATTCTGACGGCGCCGCCGTGTTCGCGATGGCCGATCCGACCGATCAGGCGGTGCGGCGGGCCGCCGAACTGGTGCTCGGCCCGCAGACTCTCTTCAAGGTCGCCTCGCATGAGGATATCGCCGTCGTCCTCGACCAGCGGCTTGGCGATTCCGACGACGCCGAGATCTCGCCGGCACAGGAGATCCGTGACGACGACATCGAAAGTCTGCGCGATCTCGCCAGCGGCGCGCCGGTCGTCCGCGCGGTGAACGATCTGATCGAGAAGGCGGTGGAGATGCGCGCCAGCGACATCCACATCGAGCCGTTCTCGACCGGCCTCGTGGTCAGGCTGCGTGTCGACGGCCTGTTGCGTCCGATCGCGGCGCCCTCAGGCGTGCTGCCGCAGGCAGTGATCTCGCGCATCAAGATCGTCGCCGGTCTGAACATCGCCGAGCGGCGCCTGCCGCAGGACGGCGCGGCGCGCATTCGCGCCGGCCGGGCCGAGATCGACGTCCGCGTCGCGGTCATGCCGACCCAGCACGGGGAATCGGCGGTGCTGCGCATCCTGCCGAAGGATCGCTCGCAGCTGGTTGCGAGCCGCCTCGGCCTCGCGACCCGCGACGACGCTGCACTCCGGCGCCTGATCACGCTGCCGCACGGCATGATCGTGATCACGGGGCCCACCGGCAGCGGCAAGACCACGACCCTGGCGACGATCCTGTCCATGCTCAACACGCCGGAGCGCAAGATCCTCACTGTCGAGGATCCGGTGGAATATGAGATCCCCGGCATCAATCAGTCACAGATCAAGCCGGCGATCGGGCTGACATTTGCGAGCGCGCTGCGCTCCTTCGTGCGTCAGGATCCCGACGTCATCATGGTCGGCGAAATCCGAGACAGCGAGACGGCGCATGTCGCCGTCCATGCTGCGCTGACCGGCCATCTGGTGCTGACGACGCTGCACACGGAAACCGCCGCGGCGGCGGTGCCGCGCCTGCTCGACCTCGGCGTCGAAGGCTTCTTGTTGCGGTCGACCCTGCGCGCGGTGATCGCGCAGCGGTTGGTGCGCCAGCTCTGCGATCACTGCAAGACGCCGAAGCCGCTCGATGACGAGGCGTGTCGCGATGACCCGCGCTTCGGTCATCTCGGCCTCGTCCCCGGCGACATCACCTGGCACCCGAGGGGATGCGAGCGATGCGGCCAGAGCGGCTATCGCGGCCGGGTCGGCGTATTCGAGCTGCTCGAGCTGACAAGCAGCCTGCGCGAGCTGATCGCTGACAGTGCCGACGGCCTCGCGATCGATCGGCTGGCGATCCGGGAAGGCATGACGACCATGCTCGATGACGGTGTCGCCAAGTGCCGTGCGGGTGTCACGTCGGCCTCCGAGCTGCTTCGTGTCCTCGTGGCGCGGTGA